From a region of the Trichoderma atroviride chromosome 6, complete sequence genome:
- a CDS encoding uncharacterized protein (EggNog:ENOG41), whose protein sequence is MGLGLLSYPLFADSMQKSEREFIRMGATWRLIDELKKTKETSRINEAELAQPVCTAIQIALVDLLASWNVHPDAVCGHSSGEIAAAYAAGALTAPEALRAAYHRGQSVYQIMRKEGARQGGMLAAGLSDTDAQKYLSKYSEYAVNVACINSPTSVTISGDVSAIEEIGARLEEDGIFNRRLAVPVAYHSSHMNVIEGLYGDALKSLQPRKFKPGVRMISSVTCEELSGEEMDGSYWVSNLLRPVRFSPALTKLLSLTASATDKDGSATVLPTVMIELGPHAALQGPATQIAKTVKELSSVTYFSCLKRKEGAVQSMLSTAAGLFNYGLAIDLIGINNPHGTRTKVLTNLPAYSWHHGKIHWNESRRSQVYRMREFPRHDLLGTAAADSISAEPSWRMYIRLSEMPWIKGHSIDGQVLYSAAGFLAMIVEALKRQSITSNRPWLKKVIQFKKIVIDRPLLIQEDAFGAEVFTLLRPYSVTSRDSSQKWQEFRIYSISPNNESTEHCRGLIALSEDLGKLGVKPDTATDSLQNEDGSALWTQLESKQLYKLLSASGNDYSGCFANLDNISARPWQSNSELYVQDVKATMPGGHQEVHHIHPTTLEGCFLATLSGVKLADGLDGPQVVTSIDELYIPTDIDLQPGHKLSVAAKSNPYGLRQHSSHIVATDNANNVVVRVEGIKFSSLGSYQADANGDDNRLSHQVEWLVDPFSSTKQAVAEYCQRNLDQKSQEQRKNLDPISLSIIKDTLGQLSSEDEPLITGHLRRFYDWMRGQDTANVLPLSSDNKTQGITNQLLVQIAPHLAGILRGNQEFLIDESQLHHLYSEDDGFNRCHTQLAEYLKLVQYKVPNLRVLEVGAGAGNLTFTLLEALHGEKRDYATTPGTYVLTDASESSIASAQEKLKKFESVVEFKPLDIEQSPAQQGFELGSFDIIVASNALHATHNLENTLGHLRSLLKPGGQIAFAELTAPSLRWGVLGGGLQSWWLGAEDGRTSSSLVSTSEWDKALVKSGFSGVSLELKDFDSDQEHEVSLLISHAANIQLKAHAENISIFTGKESDSVASELRRALAAQHLETAVSTVSLSGEVASPGTYIFLPEVSEDALLRASENDWDKVQHLLVNAKAVLWVTKGPSLAEPEPHRALITGLARSLRSSRPDLDFFTLDIGTGSDEASAILQVYEKYLGPNASPYSASEWELAFYNGSIVIPRLLENKAVNQQVKDAVSSHHPREEIYNDASRSLGLQISSVGVLDSLYWADSEFHAASPKPTQIRVQVENFALNFNDMLTTTGQLEGNSSLLLEGSGTVVHVGDASQTKFTVGDRVSFFAPDGLATVSNVDARHAVKIPEAIASDVAAAIPLAYSTALYALRNIARLQRGESILIQSGAGAVGQASIALAKALGAEDIFVTVGSPDRAEFVNKTFGIPTERIFSSRDLDVGDRLLKQTNGQGVDVVLNSLSGDAFSESCSAVASFGRIVQLCERDVANNGQLGLEALQRNASLSVVNMAFLARERPAAFEELLQTSFKMLQEGTLALMSPITTSHASNVAEQLRIMQAGDQLGKAVFKLDSSLPLKIQPRKPKSAALRENSSYFVAGSNGGLDVAVAKYLAKLGASRLIARQGSDIEVLTDEIKKLGTDVAIIPGNVSDRPIADQLKEASVGVPLKGIILGDSETQIADVQALTHSQWSTAIESSTAGILSLQNAFGSELDFFLLLNSTSSVVGSPEQGIAGAIGAFRDSFARSQASQGFPVKAIDIGAVQQEGSVDAQNASPSSDVQPQKIEEVLAVINYAIQNPIAANPSQAQIVCGASLFAPDPSSPATRRPDARFAHVWSRAAPRVSKSGKDAFDVQAVLRSASSAEVAVEAVYTGLKEKLAGLLSVATKEIQSDRSVSSYGVDSLISVELRNWITGHLGGHVQMLELMSSLSMMQLSDLIAKRSRLVPANVFGSAEAANAEKN, encoded by the exons ATGGGACTGGGACTGCTATCCTACCCACTCTTTGCCGACTCAATGCAAAAATCTGAGCGGGAGTTTATTCGAATGGGCGCGACTTGGCGCCTGATCGATGAGctgaaaaagacaaaggaaacCTCTCGCATCAATGAAGCTGAGCTGGCCCAACCAGTGTGCACGGCCATCCAGATTGCGTTGGTTGATCTCCTTGCGTCTTGGAACGTGCATCCTGATGCGGTTTGTGGCCACTCAAGTGGAGAGATTGCGGCCGCAtatgctgctggagccttgACTGCACCGGAAGCCCTCAGGGCTGCCTATCACCGTGGCCAGTCTGTATATCAAATCATGCGGAAGGAGGGTGCAAGGCAAGGCGGAATGCTTGCAGCAGGTCTCTCAGACACTGATGCGCAAAAGTACCTATCAAAGTATAGCGAGTACGCTGTAAATGTTGCATGCATCAACAGTCCTACCAGTGTGACAATCTCGGGCGACGTCTCGGCCATTGAAGAGATTGGTGCTAGATTGGAGGAAGATGGCATCTTCAACCGAAGGCTAGCCGTCCCAGTAGCCTATCATTCTTCTCATATGAATGTTATCGAGGGGCTCTATGGTGATGCGTTGAAGTCGCTGCAGCCTCGCAAATTCAAGCCAGGCGTGCGAATGATCTCTTCGGTTACGTGTGAAGAGCTAAGTGGCGAAGAGATGGACGGAAGCTACTGGGTGAGCAATCTGCTACGCCCAGTTCGGTTTTCGCCTGCCTTGACCAAGCTCCTTAGCTTGACTGCGTCTGCTACGGATAAAGATGGCAGTGCCACGGTGCTACCGACTGTTATGATTGAGCTTGGCCCTCACGCTGCACTCCAAGGACCGGCCACTCAGATAGCAAAAACTGTCAAGGAGCTGTCTTCAGTGACCTATTTCTCTTgcttgaagagaaaggagggcGCAGTTCAGAGCATGTTGTCGACTGCAGCTGGTCTTTTCAACTATGGCCTTGCAATTGATCTCATAGGCATAAATAACCCTCACGGCACGCGCACAAAGGTGCTGACGAATTTGCCGGCATACAGCTGGCATCACGGAAAGATTCATTGGAATGAGTCCCGTCGAAGCCAAGTGTACCGCATGCGAGAGTTTCCCCGCCATGATCTGCTTGGAACTGCTGCCGCGGACAGCATCAGTGCCGAGCCATCTTGGAGAATGTACATTCGACTTTCGGAGATGCCGTGGATCAAGGGTCATTCTATAGATGGCCAAGTCCTGTATTCTGCAGCCGGCTTTCTGGCTATGATTGTGGAGGCCTTGAAACGTCAGTCCATTACGTCAAATCGCCCATGGCTGAAGAAAGTGATACAGttcaagaagattgtcatTGATAGACCTCTCCTTATCCAAGAGGACGCATTTGGAGCTGAAGTCTTTACTCTTTTGAGACCTTACTCTGTTACCTCTCGCGATTCTAGTCAAAAGTGGCAAGAATTCAGAATCTACAGCATCTCTCCAAATAACGAATCCACTGAGCACTGCCGAGGCTTAATTGCTCTGTCGGAAGACTTGGGAAAGCTGGGTGTCAAGCCAGATACTGCGACTGACTCTCTTCAGAACGAAGATGGTTCTGCTCTATGGACTCAATTAGAGTCTAAACAGCTGTATAAGCTGCTTAGCGCCTCTGGTAATGATTATTCTGGGTGTTTTGCAAACCTCGACAACATCTCAGCTCGGCCCTGGCAGTCCAATAGCGAGCTCTACGTGCAGGATGTGAAAGCAACAATGCCTggaggccatcaagaagtGCATCACATCCACCCTACGACGCTTGaaggctgcttcttggcaaCGCTCTCGGGCGTAAAACTTGCTGATGGCTTGGATGGCCCTCAAGTTGTTACCTCCATTGATGAGCTTTACATTCCTACAGATATCGACCTCCAGCCAGGACACAAGCTCTCTGTTGCGGCGAAGTCTAATCCTTATGGACTTAGACAGCATTCGTCTCATATCGTTGCTACAGACAATGCAAACAACGTTGTCGTTCGAGTTGAAGGAATCAAGTTCTCGTCTCTGGGGAGCTACCAGGCGGACGCTAACGGCGATGATAACCGTTTGAGTCACCAGGTTGAATGGCTTGTGGATCCCTTTTCGTCTACGAAACAGGCAGTTGCTGAGTACTGCCAAAGAAATCTTGATCAGAAGAGTCAAGAGCAGCGGAAAAACCTTGACCCTATCTCTCTTAGCATTATTAAGGACACCCTTGGTCAGCTCTCGAGCGAAGACGAACCTTTAATTACCGGTCACTTGCGACGCTTCTATGATTGGATGCGAGGGCAAGACACAGCGAATGTGCTGCCATTGAGCTCCGACAACAAAACACAGGGTATTACCAACCAGCTGCTGGTTCAAATTGCCCCTCACTTGGCAGGCATTCTGCGAGGAAACCAAGAGTTCCTAATTGATGAGTCTCAGTTACATCACCTTTATTCTGAGGATGATGGCTTTAACCGGTGCCACACCCAACTAGCAGAGTATCTCAAACTTGTCCAGTACAAAGTGCCAAATCTGCGTGTTTTGGAAGTCGGCGCAGGAGCCGGCAACTTGACTTTTACTCTGCTTGAAGCTCTGCATGGAGAAAAGCGAGATTATGCTACTACTCCGGGCACGTATGTTCTCACAGATGCTTCCGAGTCTTCTATTGCAAGCGCACaagagaagttgaagaagtTTGAAAGTGTTGTAGAGTTCAAGCCCCTTGATATCGAGCAGTCTCCTGCGCAGCAAGGGTTTGAACTTGGCTCTTTCGACATTATCGTTGCTTCAAATGCCCTTCACGCGACACACAATCTTGAGAACACCCTTGGTCATCTAAGAAGCCTGCTGAAGCCAGGTGGCCAGATTGCTTTTGCAGAATTGACAGCACCATCTTTGAGATGGGGAGTCCTTGGCGGGGGCCTGCAGAGCTGGTGGCTGGGAGCCGAAGATGGCCGCACAAGCTCCTCTCTTGTATCAACATCAGAGTGGGATAAGGCTCTGGTCAAGAGCGGCTTTTCCGGTGTCTCACTCGAATTGAAAGATTTTGATTCAGATCAGGAACACGAAGTGAGCTTGCTCATTTCTCATGCCGCTAATATTCAATTGAAAGCGCACGCTGagaacatctccatcttcactGGAAAGGAAAGTGATTCTGTAGCGAGTGAGTTGCGCCGCGCGTTGGCGGCACAGCACCTCGAAACCGCTGTGTCTACAGTATCACTCTCTGGAGAAGTAGCATCTCCTGGAACCTACATATTCCTTCCTGAGGTTTCTGAAGACGCCCTGCTGAGAGCATCCGAGAATGATTGGGACAAAGTCCAACATCTTCTTGTTAATGCCAAGGCAGTGCTGTGGGTGACAAAGGGACCCTCCCTGGCTGAGCCTGAGCCACACCGGGCTCTCATTACCGGATTGGCACGCAGCTTGCGATCATCGCGGCCTGATCTCGACTTCTTCACTTTGGACATTGGTACGGGCTCGGATGAAGCATCTGCAATTTTGCAAGTATATGAAAAGTATCTTGGGCCAAATGCTTCGCCGTACTCTGCATCCGAGTGGGAGCTTGCCTTTTACAATGGTAGCATCGTAATTCCCCGTCTATTGGAGAATAAGGCGGTCAACCAGCAAGTTAAAGATGCGGTATCAAGTCACCACCCACGTGAGGAGATTTACAACGATGCCAGCCGCTCATTGGGTCTGCAAATTAGCTCGGTCGGAGTGCTCGACTCCTTATACTGGGCAGACAGCGAATTCcatgcagcttctcccaaGCCGACACAAATCAGAGTTCAAGTGGAGAATTTCGCACTCAATTTCAATGATATGCTCACCACCACTGGCCAGCTTGAAGGcaactcttctcttctcctcgagGGAAGTGGCACAGTCGTTCATGTAGGCGATGCTTCTCAGACGAAATTCACTGTGGGCGATCGGGTAAGCTTCTTTGCTCCTGATGGACTTGCCACCGTGAGTAACGTAGATGCTCGTCACGCTGTTAAAATTcccgaggccatcgccagcgaCGTCGCGGCAGCAATTCCTTTGGCTTACTCAACGGCGCTCTATGCTCTCCGAAACATTGCTAGGCTTCAGCGAGGCGAGTCCATCTTGATTCAGTCTGGAGCGGGAGCAGTCGGCCAGGCATCAATTGCCCTTGCAAAGGCCCTTGGCGCCGAAGACATTTTTGTGACAGTTGGAAGTCCAGACAGGGCAGAGTTCGTCAACAAGACTTTTGGCATTCCCACTGAACGCATCTTCTCAAGCCGAGACCTGGATGTTGGTGACCGCCTTCTTAAGCAGACAAACGGCCAGGGCGTTGATGTTGTTCTCAACTCTCTTTCTGGAGACGCGTTTTCAGAAAGCTGCAGTGCCGTAGCCTCATTTGGCAGAATTGTTCAGCTCTGCGAGAGAGATGTTGCAAACAATGGTCAACTTGGCCTAGAGGCCCTTCAAAGAAATGCCTCCCTTTCTGTTGTGAACATGGCGTTCCTCGCAAGAGAACGGCCCGCGGCgtttgaagagctgctgcagacatCTTTCAAGATGCTACAGGAAGGAACGTTGGCTTTGATGAGCCCCATTACTACCTCTCATGCTTCCAATGTTGCGGAACAGCTTCGAATTATGCAGGCGGGCGACCAATTAGGCAAAGCTGTGTTCAAGCTGGACTCTAGCCTGCCTTTGAAG ATTCAACCTCGGAAGCCCAAGTCTGCGGCTCTTCGAGAGAACAGTTCCTACTTTGTTGCCGGAAGCAATGGAGGTCTGGATGTAGCCGTTGCGAAGTACTTGGCAAAGCTAGGAGCCAGTCGCCTCATTGCGCGGCAAGGATCAGACATTGAAGTTCTGACAGATGAGATTAAGAAGCTGGGCACGGACGTTGCCATTATCCCTGGCAATGTCTCTGATAGGCCTATTGCCGATCAACTCAAGGAGGCAAGCGTAGGAGTACCCCTGAAGGGTATAATTCTCGGAGATTCTGAGACTCAA ATTGCGGATGTCCAGGCTCTTACTCACTCTCAGTGGTCCACTGCCATTGAATCCTCCACCGCTGGCATTCTCAGCCTCCAGAATGCTTTCGGCTCGGAGCTTGATTTCTTCCTCTTACTCAACAGCACTTCCTCAGTCGTGGGCAGCCCTGAGCAGGGCATCGCTGGTGCCATTGGCGCATTCCGAGATAGCTTTGCCCGAAGCCAAGCTTCGCAGGGCTTCCCTGTCAAAGCAATCGACATTGGTGCAGTGCAGCAAGAAGGCTCGGTTGATGCTCAAAACGCATCACCCTCTTCCGACGTCCAACCGCAGAAAATCGAGGAAgtcctcgccgtcatcaACTATGCTATTCAGAACCCCATTGCGGCGAATCCATCTCAGGCACAAATCGTCTGCGGCGCCAGCCTCTTCGCACCAGATCCTTCATCTCCTGCCACAAGACGACCAGATGCTCGCTTCGCACACGTCTGGTCCCGCGCCGCACCCCGCGTCTCTAAGAGCGGCAAAGACGCCTTCGACGTGCAGGCCGTCCTCCGGAGCGCATCCAGCGCAGAAGTCGCCGTTGAAGCCGTATACACCGGCCTGAAGGAGAAGCTCGCCGGCCTGCTCTCCGTGGCTACAAAGGAGATACAGTCTGACCGCTCAGTGTCGAGCTATGGCGTGGATTCGCTCATCTCAGTCGAGCTGCGGAACTGGATCACGGGGCATTTGGGCGGACATGTCCAGATGTTGGAGCTAATGAGCTCCTTGTCGATGATGCAGCTGTCGGATCTTATTGCGAAGAGGTCAAGACTCGTCCCGGCGAACGTGTTTGGAAGCGCAGAGGCTGCGAACGCGGAGAAGAATTGA
- a CDS encoding uncharacterized protein (BUSCO:EOG092D4E56): protein MSYVTLAQQGLSATESRNWDEAVTKLSTALQSSMNPAWLIARSKALIGLERYEAALDDADLAWHTAYERNKRDLMASAQYRRGVAFYHMKQYANADYCYLHCMRLIKGGPAVPKEDPGLKHVDDKGFWTVTADQATADARSEEADKKDDALKSAMGGQGQSQPQQRESRMAGVMRTQALKAMEKLPEDDAGRKLTTALIPQQKELAVHKSAKAQDEARPAVTKPVVPSDAPLRLQDFQSNTAMSVSIFSKGVNKEKLKVEFLETSVRLDPLIYPNGDEKEFQLHLWGEIDPSKSKFSVTPNKVELSLAKKAAGKWPTLQSDGSSAAQPAVVKPAVVAAPETKKSEPVVDSAKSEPSEAPAAKPSYPTSSRSGPKNWDKVGEDENSDDDKDVNLFFKKLYKGATPEQQRAMMKSFTESNGTSLSTNWDDVKDKRVETVPPDGVEAKKWD, encoded by the exons ATGTCGTACGTCACTCTGGCCCAGCAGGGCCTCAGTGCTACCGAGTCACGCAACTGGGATGAAGCCGTCACCAAGCTGTCCACTGCCCTGCAGAGCTCTATGAATCCCGCCTGGCTCATTGCCCGCTCAAAGGCCCTGATCGGGCTCGAGCGATACGAAGCAGCCCTGGACGATGCCGACCTGGCGTGGCACACTGCCTATGAGCGCAACAAGCGTGATCTCATGGCCAGCGCCCAGTACCGCCGCGGCGTGGCCTTTTACCACATGAAGCAATACGCAAACGCCGACTACTGCTACCTGCACTGTATGAGACTCATCAAAGGCGGTCCAGCGGTGCCCAAGGAGGATCCCGGCCTGAAGCATGTGGACGACAAGGGATTCTGGACGGTGACTGCAGACCAGGCCACTGCTGATGCCCGCAGCGAGGAAGCCGACAAAAAGGACGATGCTCTCAAATCCGCCATGGGCGGACAGGGTCAGTCTCAGCCACAGCAAAGAGAGTCGCGAATGGCCGGTGTTATGCGAACCCAGGCCCTCAaggcgatggagaagctgccggAGGATGATGCTGGGAGGAAATTGACGACGGCTTTGATTCCCCAGCAAAAGGAGCTCGCTGTCCACAAGTCTGCCAAAGCTCAAGATGAAGCCAGACCCGCAGTAACAAAGCCCGTGGTTCCCAGCGATGCGCCACTCCGCCTTCAGGATTTCCAGAGCAACACGGCCATGTctgtttccatcttctcaaagGGCGTCAAcaaggagaagctcaaggtGGAATTTCTTGAAACCTCGGTTCGCCTGGACCCTCTCATCTATCCCAACGGCGACGAGAAGGAGTTTCAGCTTCATCTGTGGGGAGAAATCGACCCCTCCAAGTCCAAGTTTAGCGTCACTCCCAACAAGGTCGAACTCAGCctggcgaagaaggctgccGGCAAATGGCCAACTCTCCAATCCGATGGATCCTCAGCAGCACAGCCCGCTGTAGTAAAGCCTGCTGTTGTAGCAGC ACCAGAGACCAAAAAATCAGAACCTGTCGTTGATTCAGCCAAAAGCGAGCCTTCAGAGGCTCCAGCCGCAAAGCCATCCTATCCCACGTCCTCCCGCTCCGGCCCCAAAAACTGGGACAAGGTCGGCGAAGACGAGAACTCGGATGACGATAAGGACGTCAACCTGTTCTTCAAGAAGCTCTACAAGGGAGCCACCcccgagcagcagcgcgccatgatgaagagcttcaCGGAGAGCAATGGAACATCCCTCAGCACGAACTGGGACGACGTCAAGGACAAGCGGGTTGAGACGGTGCCACCCGATGGCGTCGAGGCAAAGAAGTGGGATTAA
- a CDS encoding uncharacterized protein (TransMembrane:3 (o6-31i361-384o404-422i)~CAZy:GT21), whose protein sequence is MSDLIQIVATVCLVWSVVIVFVQTVGISAIFSRFSRRARPSVSSGLGADAPSVTIIRPVKGLEPCLYECIASTFRQNYPRDKISIRLCVEDTSDPSYPVLQQLIRDFPSHDAQILVENEDPALHGPDGRVNTLGPNPKIRNISRAYREAPGDVIWIIDCNVWVAKGVLGRMVDKLMGYSHAGESAQPYKFVHQLPIVVDVVDYHQDASAESQNFLGAAAGTSTPANETLSQRISNNGGGRLDEMFMATTHVKFYGAINIVGVAPCIVGKSNMFRKAHLDQVTDPARNPILPKDFERPRGVDYFSHNICEDHLIGDLLWRSNIPGYANHGIAWSDLAVQPMAGMSVSAYAARRVRWLRARKFTVLAATLVEPGVESLLCCAYFAFAVTTLAWFKDTIPQTWSAMASVWLISIAAWMTVDWFTFKLLHTGRTIETDENTPQFAFGSSSLRGLPRRRFLEWLPAWIAREFMALPIWTLAVLLGTTVNWRGKVFHVRLDTSVEELPSGTPRRTTQTPELEKARQRSKDRLD, encoded by the exons ATGTCCGATCTTATCCAAATTGTGGCCACGGTCTGCCTCGTCTGGTCCGTGGTCATCGTCTTTGTCCAAACCGTCGGCATCAGCGCCAT ATTCAGTCGCTTCTCCCGCCGAGCTCGCCCGTCCGTATCTTCCGGCCTTGGCGCCGATGCGCCGAGCGTCACCATTATCCGGCCGGTCAAGGGCCTCGAGCCCTGTCTATACGAATGCATCGCTTCCACCTTTCGCCAGAACTACCCCCGAGATAAAATCTCGATTCGGCTCTGCGTCGAGGACACCAGCGATCCATCATACCCggtcctccagcagctcatccgcGACTTTCCCTCCCACGATGCGCAAATCCTAGTCGAGAACGAGGACCCGGCCCTGCACGGCCCCGATGGCCGGGTCAACACGCTGGGACCGAACCCCAAAATACGAAACATCAGCAGGGCCTATCGTGAGGCCCCGGGAGACGTCATATGGATCATCGACTGCAACGTCTGGGTCGCAAAGGGCGTCTTGGGGCGCATGGTGGACAAGCTCATGGGCTATTCTCACGCCGGTGAATCGGCTCAGCCTTACAAATTCGTCCATCAGCTGCCCATTgtcgtcgacgtcgtcgATTACCACCAAGACGCCTCTGCCGAAAGCCAAAACTTCCTCGGAGCTGCCGCCGGCACATCCACTCCCGCCAACGAAACACTATCGCAGCGAATATCCAACAACGGCGGCGGCCGCCTCGACGAAATGTTCATGGCCACCACGCACGTCAAGTTCTACGGCGCCATCAACATCGTCGGCGTCGCCCCGTGTATCGTCGGCAAGAGCAACATGTTCCGCAAGGCTCACCTGGACCAAGTCACCGATCCCGCCCGCAACCCGATTCTCCCAAAGGATTTCGAGCGCCCACGCGGCGTCGACTACTTCTCCCACAACATCTGCGAGGACCACCTGATCGGCGACCTTCTCTGGCGCTCCAACATCCCGGGCTATGCAAACCACGGCATCGCCTGGAGTGACCTGGCTGTGCAGCCAATGGCCGGCATGTCCGTGTCTGCATACGCCGCCAGGCGAGTCCGCTGGCTGAGGGCTCGAAAATTCACCGTGCTGGCCGCCACCTTGGTCGAGCCCGGCGTCGAGTCGCTCCTATGCTGCGCttattttgcttttgccgTTACCACCTTGGCCTGGTTCAAAGACACTATTCCACAGACGTGGTCAGCCATGGCCTCGGTTTggctcatctccatcgccgcctgGATGACCGTGGACTGGTTCACCTTCAAACTCTTACACACGGGCCGCACCATTGAAACCGACGAAAACACCCCCCAGTTCGCGTTTGGCTCATCCAGCCTGCGAGGCCTTCCGAGACGCCGTTTCCTGGAATGGCTCCCCGCATGGATTGCAAGAGAATTCATGGCTCTACCAATCTGGACCTTGGCAGTGCTTCTCGGCACGACTGTCAACTGGCGAGGAAAGGTGTTTCACGTCCGGCTGGACACAAGTGTCGAAGAATTGCCCAGCGGAACGCCCAGAAGAACAACGCAAACgccagagctggagaaggctaGACAACGGAGTAAAGATAGACTTGATTGA
- a CDS encoding uncharacterized protein (EggNog:ENOG41), whose protein sequence is MLSLARTSQARAAATAKAQVRAVACRGVGTQAPWKRQRESQNQRQRQPQRDAATAAAETEEPRYRPQSRRIQAKEAGPQHQAATSASRYWPKLDIPKHAKRFTYHDLDGPEENGPVKVAWTDRFLFVEDPATENGRRTLKPATLRDSCACARCRDVSSGQKTFSSVEIPVDVGLEHVKPTKKGLEIQFLNDIPRFVQDGKEHVMLLPWESVDLSLKRKGMEDVRLPRKRSVLRRTGVVYWDRETIAQQVRRIDYAEFMRDDSEAFWDVIIDICRFGLVYLKNVPRDEESVVRITTRIANIRETFYGRTFDVRAKPNAENVAYTSGYLGLHQDLLYLDPPPMIQVLHCMDNSCAGGESLFSDGERVGRLLWPFVTRHRLAPLAEHHVPYQYGKHGHHYFSSRYVLDGNAAGFSSVYWSPPFQGRYLSPVKDIRQWIEPARIFASLINDKDAIHEHKMEQDDCVLFDNLRVLHGRNAFDVEGGQGARWLRGAYIAAEDFLSRAAHIPRGMAEKYRGEEAWTPGLAQSGLKKSVWYGDVVRRVKELDPGVEA, encoded by the coding sequence ATGTTGTCGCTGGCCCGCACCTCACAAGCcagagccgccgccacggcAAAAGCGCAAGTCAGAGCCGTGGCCTGTCGCGGCGTGGGAACTCAAGCCCCGTGGAAACGCCAACGAGAAAGTCAAAACCAGAGACAGAGACAGCCTCAGAGagatgctgctactgctgctgcagagacGGAAGAGCCTCGCTACAGGCCACAGTCGAGGAGgatccaggccaaggaggcaGGCCCGCAACACCAGGCTGCGACGTCGGCCTCGCGATACTGGCCCAAGCTGGACATTCCGAAACACGCCAAGCGGTTCACGTACCATGACCTGGACGGTCCGGAGGAGAATGGTCCCGTGAAAGTTGCGTGGACGGACAGGTTTCTGTTTGTGGAGGATCCGGCGACGGAGAATGGGCGGCGGACGCTGAAGCCGGCGACGCTGCGGGATAGTTGCGCCTGTGCGCGGTGCAGGGACGTGTCGTCTGGTCAAAAGACGTTTTCGTCGGTCGAGATTCCGGTGGATGTTGGGCTGGAGCACGTGAAGCCGACGAAGAAGGGCCTGGAGATACAGTTTCTCAACGACATCCCGCGGTTTGTGCAAGATGGAAAGGAGCACGTTatgctgctgccgtgggAATCGGTCGACCTGTCGCTCAAGCGCAAGGGCATGGAGGATGTGCGGCTGCCTCGCAAGCGATCGGTCCTGCGCCGCACGGGGGTCGTGTACTGGGATCGCGAGACCATCGCCCAGCAGGTGCGCAGGATCGACTACGCCGAGTTCATGAGGGACGACAGCGAGGCCTTTTGGGACGTCATCATCGACATCTGCCGCTTCGGCCTGGTGTACCTCAAGAACGTGCCGCGGGACGAGGAGTCGGTTGTGCGCATCACGACGCGCATCGCCAACATCCGCGAGACCTTTTACGGGCGCACCTTTGACGTCCGCGCAAAGCCCAACGCCGAGAACGTCGCGTACACGAGCGGCTACCTGGGCCTGCACCAGGACCTGCTGTACCTGGACCCGCCGCCGATGATCCAGGTGCTGCACTGCATGGACAATTCGTGCGCGGGCGGCGAGTCGCTCTTCAGCGACGGCGAGCGCGTCGGGCGCCTGCTGTGGCCGTTTGTGACGAGGCACCGCCTGGCGCCGCTGGCCGAGCACCATGTGCCCTACCAGTACGGCAAGCACGGCCACCACTACTTCAGCTCCCGCTACGTGCTGGACGGCAACGCCGCGGGCTTCTCCAGCGTGTACTGGTCGCCGCCGTTCCAGGGGCGGTATCTCAGCCCCGTCAAGGACATCCGGCAGTGGATCGAGCCGGCGCGCATCTTCGCCTCGCTGATTAATGACAAGGACGCCATCCACGAGCACAAGATGGAGCAGGACGACTGCGTGCTGTTTGACAATCTGCGGGTGCTGCATGGGCGGAATGCGTTTGACGTCGAGGGCGGGCAGGGCGCGCGGTGGCTGAGGGGGGCGTATATTGCTGCCGAGGACTTTTTGTCGAGGGCGGCGCATATCCCGCGGGGCATGGCGGAGAAGTATCGTGGCGAGGAGGCGTGGACGCCGGGGCTGGCGCAGAGTGggttgaagaagagtgtGTGGTATGGGGATGTTGTGAGGAgggtcaaggagctggatCCTGGTGTGGAGgcgtga